The Carboxydocella sporoproducens DSM 16521 region CTATATCTAGAGCTATATTCTGACAATTTCGCAAGGACGGGGAAGCATATGAAATGCCCGTTTTGTCATGAAACTGCTACCAAAGTAGTGGAATCCCGTACCGCTGATGAAGGCAATAGTATTAGGCGGCGACGGGAATGTGAGAACTGCGGTAAACGATTCACCACTTATGAGAGGATAGAAGAGCGACCTTTACTGGTTATTAAAAACGATGGGCGCCGGGAAGTTTTTTCACCGGAAAAATTAATGCACGGTCTGGTAAAGGCCGTGGAAAAACGACCAGTGTCAATGGAAGTGTTACAGAAAATAGTTACTGAGGTAGAGAGTCAGGTGCGGACCCAATTTGACAAAGAAGTACCTAGCTCTTATTTAGGAGAGCTTGTGATGGAAAAGCTGAGAACAGTGGATGAGGTAGCATATGTCCGCTTTGCTTCAGTTTACCGCCGTTTCCGTGATGTAAATGAGTTTATGGAAGAAATTAAACGTTTTTTGGAGGGCGAGAGCGGATGATCCATTATATCAAAAAACGGGATGGCCGGGTGGTTCCCTTTAATCGGGAGAAGATTAAAAATGCCATTATGGCAGCTGCTCGGGCAGTTGGTGGGGACAATGAGCAATTGGCTGACAGGCTATCGATTGAAGTAGTAAAATACCTGGAGAGCCATCCCGAAGGGCCGGAAGGTACTGTTTCTGTGGAGTATGTTCAAGATGCAGTGGAAAAGGTTTTAATTGAAAATGGACATGCCCAGACTGCCAAAGCGTACATACTTTATCGGAATAAACGCACTAGAATCAGGGAATCGCAATCCGATTTAATGGATGCAGTAGCCGAAATCCTGGTGGAGACTAGCAAGGAAAATGCTAATGTTCAGAATAGCCCGATGGCGAAAATGCTGCAAATAGCCTCTACGGGCAGTAAGAAATACTATTTAACCCGTTTAATGCCGGAGAAGCATGCCCAGGCCCATATCAATGGTGATATTCACATTCATGACCTGGACTTTTTTGCCAAAACCTTGACCTGTGTTCAGATACCTTTAGGGCGTTTGTTGCTAAATGGGTTTAATAATGGACATGGGTTTATACGCAGTCCTAAGGGCATAAAATCGGCAGCTAATTTAACAGCAGTAATTATCCAGTCATCTCAAAACGACATGCATGGTGGACAGTCGGTAGCCTATTTTGATTATGATCTGGCTCCGTTTATACAAAGGGAACGGGAAAGACAGCGCAAAATATTTGCGGAAGTCGGGGTTGAGATCAGTGATGAGCAGTTGGAAAAACTGGTAGATAAAGAGTGCTATCAGGCTATGGAAGCACTGATTTTTAATTTGAATACCATGCATTCCCGAGCGGGAGCGCAGGTGCCGTTCTCCAGTTTGAACTTTGGAACAGATACTTCTCCAGAAGGACGAATGGTTACCAAAAACCTGCTACTGGCCTATGAGGCCGGGTTGGGACGTGGGGAGAACCCGATTTTCCCCAATTTAATATTTAAGCTGAAAAAGGGAGTAAACATGGACCCTGGAGATCCCAACTATGACTTATTCCGTTTGGCCCTGCGGGTGACCTCCAGGAGAATGTTCCCGACTTATGCATTCCAGGATAGCAGTTTTAACGCGCCATATTCCCGGCGCAAAGAAGGGGAGGTAGCCTATATGGGTTGCCGTACCCGGGTAATTGGTAATGTGAATGGGCCTGAGATAACGGAAGGACGTGGTAATGCTTCCTTTACTACCATTAACTTACCGCGACTGGCCTTGAGGGCCCAGGGTGATATCAAAAAGTTTTTTGAACTGCTAGAGGAAATGATGGATTTGGTCAAGGAACAGTTGTTGTTCCGTTTTGATATTCAGCGGCGGCTGAAAGTCAAGGATATGCCTTTTCTGATGGGACAGAATCTCTATCTCGATAGTGATAAACTAGGGCCCAATGACGAAATTTATGAAGCTATTAAGCATGCCACCCTTTCCATTGGGTTTATCGGCTTGGCGGAAACACTGGTAGCTCTGCTGGGTAAACACCATGGTGAGTCAGAAGAGGCCGATGCCCTGGGTGTGGAAATAGTCAAATTTATGCGGGAAAAATGTGACCAGTATACCCGGGAATACAAGTTGAACTTTAGCTTACTGGGAACACCTGCCGAAGGATTGGCAGGACGATTTACCAAACTGGACCAAAAGGAATTTGGTATTATCCCCGGGGTAACAGACCGCATGTACTACACAAATAGTATGCACATTCCGGTGTGGTATAATATTTCGATGTATGATAAAGCCAGGATTGAGGGGAAATATCACAAGTACCTGAATGCCGGACATATCCTTTATCTGGAGTTACCGGCTGCTCCGCAACATAATATCGATGCCCTGGAAGCGATTATTAAGCACATGGCAGCCTGTGATGTAGGCTATGGAGCAGTTAACTTTCCCATAGATTTTTGTAAGGTCTGTGGTTACTTAGGGATTATTAACCACGATAAGTGTCCTAACTGTGGTTCAGTCAATGTAATGGAAGAAGAAATAGAATATGACCTGGAGTGGCCCGCTACGGGTACTACTAACTAGATAAAAAGTGAAGAGGAGGGTGTTGATTGATGAAAAGTGCTGTATGTGTACAGGAGAAATTGCCGGAACTGACTCCGGAGCAAATTGCCTATTATCGGCAGAAGGCTCTTTATGCAGCTAATGCCAGGGGCCTGGAGATAACCGGTATTGATGTATATATGACTCCTCAGGGAAAGGTGAAAGTAGTAACCCATTTTGCTCCTTCTAGTATTGAACGGGTACGGCGGG contains the following coding sequences:
- the nrdR gene encoding transcriptional regulator NrdR — its product is MKCPFCHETATKVVESRTADEGNSIRRRRECENCGKRFTTYERIEERPLLVIKNDGRREVFSPEKLMHGLVKAVEKRPVSMEVLQKIVTEVESQVRTQFDKEVPSSYLGELVMEKLRTVDEVAYVRFASVYRRFRDVNEFMEEIKRFLEGESG
- the nrdD gene encoding anaerobic ribonucleoside-triphosphate reductase encodes the protein MIHYIKKRDGRVVPFNREKIKNAIMAAARAVGGDNEQLADRLSIEVVKYLESHPEGPEGTVSVEYVQDAVEKVLIENGHAQTAKAYILYRNKRTRIRESQSDLMDAVAEILVETSKENANVQNSPMAKMLQIASTGSKKYYLTRLMPEKHAQAHINGDIHIHDLDFFAKTLTCVQIPLGRLLLNGFNNGHGFIRSPKGIKSAANLTAVIIQSSQNDMHGGQSVAYFDYDLAPFIQRERERQRKIFAEVGVEISDEQLEKLVDKECYQAMEALIFNLNTMHSRAGAQVPFSSLNFGTDTSPEGRMVTKNLLLAYEAGLGRGENPIFPNLIFKLKKGVNMDPGDPNYDLFRLALRVTSRRMFPTYAFQDSSFNAPYSRRKEGEVAYMGCRTRVIGNVNGPEITEGRGNASFTTINLPRLALRAQGDIKKFFELLEEMMDLVKEQLLFRFDIQRRLKVKDMPFLMGQNLYLDSDKLGPNDEIYEAIKHATLSIGFIGLAETLVALLGKHHGESEEADALGVEIVKFMREKCDQYTREYKLNFSLLGTPAEGLAGRFTKLDQKEFGIIPGVTDRMYYTNSMHIPVWYNISMYDKARIEGKYHKYLNAGHILYLELPAAPQHNIDALEAIIKHMAACDVGYGAVNFPIDFCKVCGYLGIINHDKCPNCGSVNVMEEEIEYDLEWPATGTTN